The following coding sequences lie in one Cannabis sativa cultivar Pink pepper isolate KNU-18-1 chromosome 5, ASM2916894v1, whole genome shotgun sequence genomic window:
- the LOC133038347 gene encoding uncharacterized mitochondrial protein AtMg00240-like yields the protein MESNIRLSSDVGKPLDNPKTYRSLIGKLLYLTITRPDISFAVNKLSQFLSNPRVPHPTAAHRILYLKGTSGQGLFFYSASSTNLSAHAETDMSSKDFHLKLFSDADWASSSDTRRSVSGYCVFLGKSLISWKSKKQSTVSRSSAEAEYRAMAHATCEIT from the coding sequence ATGGAATCCAACATTCGGCTCTCATCCGATGTTGGAAAACCATTAGACAATCCCAAAACCTATCGCAGCCTCATTGGTAAACTTCTTTACTTAACTATTACACGGCCTGATATCTCATTTGCCGTAAACAAACTAAGTCAATTTCTATCCAATCCAAGGGTTCCCCACCCCACTGCTGCTCATAGAATATTATATCTCAAGGGTACCTCTGGACAAGGACTATTCTTTTACTCAGCATCTTCTACTAACCTATCTGCTCATGCTGAAACTGATATGTCAAGCAAAGACTTTCATCTAAAACTTTTTTCAGATGCTGATTGGGCCTCTTCCAGTGACACTAGAAGGTCTGTTTCTGGCTACTGTGTTTTTCTTGGCAAATCTCTCATCTCTTGGAAATCAAAAAAGCAGTCTACCGTTTCTCGTTCTTCCGCTGAAGCTGAATACCGGGCTATGGCTCATGCCACTTGTGAGATCACTTGA